A genomic region of Litoribrevibacter albus contains the following coding sequences:
- a CDS encoding energy transducer TonB, with translation MKVFVVRLFSVCLALLLHAAFISYLNQYERQQVSSGQVSNSTLALSFSFSSPLIERAEASIPKQIAIEEPIEAPVHRQTMDVVDVQRTEPVSDIPETAVIETAVIEKEIAKTNSPMNKDDLKTADADLKDSETDDPDALNSEKNEAETESIANQASEVSNQSGVHQDIILDPQFKSDPQPPVYPRLARKRGQEGVVWLDVWLDSRGEQTKLEVYDSSGVGSLDQAAIDAVSQWQFVPKHAAGMTIASRVRIPVHFVLN, from the coding sequence ATGAAGGTATTTGTTGTTCGATTGTTTTCTGTATGTTTGGCGCTGCTGCTTCATGCGGCGTTCATCAGTTATCTCAATCAGTACGAACGTCAGCAGGTGAGTTCCGGTCAAGTATCAAATTCGACCTTGGCGTTATCTTTTTCCTTTTCCTCTCCTTTGATTGAGCGAGCAGAAGCCAGTATCCCGAAGCAGATTGCTATTGAAGAGCCTATTGAAGCCCCTGTGCACAGGCAAACAATGGATGTTGTAGACGTTCAAAGAACAGAGCCTGTCTCTGACATACCAGAAACAGCTGTTATAGAGACCGCTGTTATAGAAAAAGAGATAGCTAAAACCAACAGCCCGATGAATAAAGACGACCTGAAAACTGCTGATGCTGACTTAAAGGATTCTGAAACGGATGATCCAGATGCGCTTAATTCTGAAAAAAATGAAGCCGAAACCGAATCTATTGCCAACCAGGCAAGTGAAGTTTCGAATCAGTCGGGTGTCCATCAGGACATTATTCTAGATCCGCAGTTTAAGTCCGACCCTCAACCACCAGTGTATCCAAGGTTGGCGCGTAAGCGGGGTCAGGAAGGCGTGGTTTGGCTGGATGTCTGGTTGGACAGCCGGGGTGAACAAACCAAGTTGGAAGTCTATGACAGTTCAGGCGTAGGTTCACTGGATCAGGCCGCAATAGATGCCGTTTCTCAATGGCAGTTTGTGCCTAAACATGCAGCAGGCATGACGATCGCCTCTCGGGTTCGTATCCCTGTGCATTTTGTTTTGAACTAA
- a CDS encoding MotA/TolQ/ExbB proton channel family protein, whose translation MSLEIIQQQLGPLAIPMLVLSLLVFVILIERFCVLVHASLRRLSLPLSMISKDARSAESSKRITKRIARMPLITAEGVQLLVEHTEQTKPIREEVSGIWLLQKKRKLSSGLRFLQVIAVLAPLLGLFGTVLGLIKVFDDLSVVTGAIEPSMLAEGLGLAMYTTAAGLLIAVPAVAGAHCYAMWVDRLIHHAEHVMNHFNLMLEGVSVSDCSGPNTALADLAKPPECKRQSSALLDEVPA comes from the coding sequence ATGTCCTTAGAAATCATTCAACAACAGCTTGGCCCTTTGGCGATTCCTATGTTGGTGTTGTCTTTGTTGGTGTTCGTGATTCTGATTGAACGCTTTTGTGTGTTGGTTCATGCCAGCCTTCGTCGCCTTTCATTGCCTCTGTCCATGATTTCTAAAGACGCTCGCTCTGCTGAATCCTCTAAGCGAATTACTAAGCGAATAGCGCGTATGCCCTTGATTACCGCCGAAGGTGTCCAATTGTTGGTGGAGCATACCGAGCAAACCAAACCGATTAGGGAAGAAGTCTCCGGGATTTGGCTACTACAAAAGAAGCGGAAACTGTCTTCCGGGCTTCGTTTTTTACAAGTGATTGCGGTATTGGCGCCTCTACTGGGGTTATTCGGAACCGTCCTGGGTCTGATTAAGGTGTTTGATGATTTGTCTGTAGTGACTGGGGCGATTGAGCCTTCAATGTTGGCGGAAGGTTTGGGGTTAGCCATGTATACCACGGCGGCAGGGTTACTGATTGCGGTGCCGGCGGTGGCAGGCGCTCATTGTTATGCTATGTGGGTGGATCGTCTGATCCATCATGCCGAGCATGTGATGAATCATTTCAATCTGATGTTGGAGGGTGTGTCGGTCTCGGATTGTTCAGGCCCGAATACAGCGCTTGCAGACCTGGCTAAGCCGCCTGAGTGCAAACGCCAATCAAGTGCTCTTCTGGATGAGGTGCCGGCATGA
- a CDS encoding ExbD/TolR family protein — MIQASSSVSDNEVPSLELTPLIDIVFIVIVFLLITANAPLLKLPVQIPEATENPSADVISEETLVITVASDENRWALGEDTYEEWNELKSALMARMQSQQSALNPLSISIATDNSATAESLVKVMSFLNEHQLKNVQILMQQPN; from the coding sequence ATGATCCAGGCGTCTTCTTCTGTCAGTGATAATGAGGTTCCTTCATTAGAGCTCACGCCTCTGATTGATATTGTTTTTATCGTCATTGTCTTCTTATTGATTACAGCTAATGCGCCTTTGCTGAAGTTGCCGGTTCAGATTCCCGAAGCCACCGAAAATCCATCCGCAGATGTGATCAGTGAAGAGACCTTGGTCATTACGGTGGCCTCTGATGAAAACCGTTGGGCGTTGGGGGAAGACACGTATGAAGAGTGGAACGAGCTGAAATCAGCGCTTATGGCGCGGATGCAAAGCCAACAAAGCGCCTTGAATCCTCTCAGCATTTCTATCGCAACCGATAACTCAGCAACGGCGGAGTCCCTGGTAAAAGTGATGTCGTTTCTGAACGAACACCAGTTGAAAAATGTACAAATTTTGATGCAACAGCCGAATTAA
- a CDS encoding heme/hemin ABC transporter substrate-binding protein: protein MSTIKMNMEDVQLARKASLIKQEFTEHLLPVLFALAVCTAVLLGAFSSPVQANTSADGVRIISTDAGTTEILVALGQGSSLVGIDVTSTVPDNLTPAKVGYHRQLAAEGLLSLAPTIVFGSEHIGPKETVNALKHANTQLVLQPTATDSKQLIENILQVTKALNLSGDQLVAQVQTAQHILDKNLDKALDNVVPKQSAKAVFLLYLEGRGLKQAGAGTSGDAMIQLLGLENVSTHSNYRSVSAEGLMALQPEVILIGSQNPNAAEALLVQFPSLSHTPAVEHNKVLFVDAAALVSGISLKAMDEAVRLSEAL from the coding sequence ATGTCGACAATTAAGATGAATATGGAGGATGTTCAATTGGCCAGAAAAGCATCTCTTATAAAGCAAGAATTCACCGAGCACCTTCTGCCTGTGTTATTTGCCCTCGCGGTATGTACTGCCGTTTTGCTTGGAGCGTTTTCTTCCCCTGTACAAGCAAATACCTCGGCAGATGGTGTCCGAATCATCAGCACAGATGCGGGCACAACTGAAATCCTGGTGGCGCTCGGGCAGGGTTCTTCACTGGTGGGGATTGATGTGACCAGCACAGTGCCTGACAACTTAACACCAGCGAAGGTTGGCTATCATCGTCAACTGGCCGCAGAAGGTTTGTTAAGTTTGGCGCCGACCATTGTCTTTGGCAGCGAACATATTGGCCCGAAAGAAACCGTTAATGCCCTTAAGCATGCTAATACGCAATTGGTTCTGCAACCTACCGCGACGGACTCAAAACAGCTGATTGAAAACATTCTGCAAGTCACGAAAGCACTGAATCTGTCGGGTGATCAATTAGTGGCACAGGTTCAAACGGCGCAACACATTCTTGATAAAAACTTGGACAAAGCGTTGGACAATGTGGTGCCAAAGCAATCAGCGAAAGCCGTATTCCTGTTGTATCTGGAAGGTCGAGGTTTAAAGCAGGCCGGCGCAGGCACTTCCGGCGATGCGATGATCCAGCTGCTAGGTTTGGAGAACGTATCGACCCATTCGAATTACCGATCTGTCTCGGCGGAAGGGCTCATGGCCTTGCAACCAGAGGTTATTCTAATTGGTAGTCAAAACCCCAATGCAGCGGAGGCGCTGTTGGTTCAGTTTCCATCCTTATCCCACACGCCAGCTGTTGAACATAACAAAGTGTTGTTTGTTGATGCAGCTGCATTGGTATCAGGGATCAGCCTGAAAGCGATGGATGAGGCGGTTCGTCTCTCTGAAGCACTTTAA
- a CDS encoding FecCD family ABC transporter permease, protein MNSRRLSAESITAPMLVGPMLLGLLLLVTWSVASGPMKLPLMQSLMSLWDGLFGSEFSSLQQNEKVVVWDLRLPRTILALLVGALLAQCGAVMQGIFRNPLADPGIIGVASGAALGAAIAIVVLPVEYQSVTVPVCSFLGGLLTTWLVYGLAKNESGTSVVILLLAGVAIAAFGGAIIGFLTYIANDQALRDLSLWQMGSLASASGWDLLLTSVVLVVVMTLFQKQANALNALLLGEAEARHLGIEVEKLKQQFILITAIGVGVAVSVSGVIGFVGLVVPHLVRMMVGPDHRVLLPLSAILGAGLLLLADLGARTWMSPAEMPVGLVTAGLGAPFFMVLLFQRRQGMM, encoded by the coding sequence ATGAATAGTCGTCGATTATCTGCTGAATCCATAACCGCGCCGATGTTAGTGGGCCCGATGTTGCTGGGCCTATTGCTCTTGGTGACTTGGTCGGTCGCTAGCGGGCCAATGAAACTTCCCCTGATGCAAAGCCTGATGTCCCTTTGGGATGGACTCTTTGGCAGTGAATTCAGTTCGCTTCAACAAAACGAGAAAGTGGTGGTTTGGGATCTTAGGCTCCCCAGAACCATTCTCGCTTTGCTGGTGGGTGCCTTGCTGGCTCAATGTGGTGCAGTGATGCAGGGGATCTTTCGTAATCCGCTGGCTGACCCGGGGATTATAGGTGTAGCTTCTGGCGCTGCCTTAGGTGCGGCCATCGCCATCGTGGTACTTCCTGTGGAATATCAGTCTGTCACTGTGCCTGTGTGTTCATTCCTTGGCGGCTTGCTGACCACCTGGTTGGTCTATGGGTTAGCTAAGAATGAATCGGGCACATCGGTTGTTATCCTGTTACTAGCGGGTGTTGCCATTGCGGCCTTTGGTGGTGCCATCATTGGCTTCTTAACCTATATCGCAAACGATCAGGCGTTGCGGGATTTGAGTCTCTGGCAGATGGGATCACTAGCCTCTGCCAGTGGTTGGGATTTGCTGCTGACTTCAGTGGTTTTAGTGGTGGTGATGACGTTATTTCAGAAACAAGCCAATGCATTAAATGCGCTTTTGTTAGGGGAAGCCGAAGCCCGACATTTGGGCATTGAGGTGGAAAAGCTCAAACAGCAATTCATTCTGATTACGGCCATTGGGGTGGGTGTTGCAGTGTCTGTCTCTGGGGTTATTGGTTTTGTTGGGTTGGTCGTTCCTCATCTGGTTCGGATGATGGTTGGGCCGGATCATCGTGTGCTGTTGCCTTTATCCGCCATCCTGGGTGCAGGATTATTGCTGTTAGCTGACTTAGGCGCTCGTACCTGGATGAGTCCGGCAGAGATGCCGGTGGGCTTGGTGACCGCTGGCTTAGGTGCTCCTTTCTTCATGGTACTGCTGTTTCAGCGTCGACAGGGGATGATGTAA
- a CDS encoding heme ABC transporter ATP-binding protein, translating into MAQVSDSVLTDSMDVDPALTDTEFTDQVLSIRDLGVSVGDKELLNIHSLSAGSGQLITLLGANGAGKSTLFKSITGEVQPDDRQLSRVEFHGKPVSGWPSQSLARHLGVLPQASQLSFPFTVKEVVGLGLIPLTASRAEGQCLVAEAMKQTDTAHFADRIYTQLSGGERQRVHLARVLVQLSQAEQTPLLLLDEPTSAQDLGQQHQILRLAQQLCHEKQWTVIAILHDLNQALRYCDQVWLLEQGRLIEQGLPSNVLTQSNIERVWGYRPELVMTEQGHVVLA; encoded by the coding sequence ATGGCTCAGGTTTCAGATTCTGTTCTTACTGATTCAATGGATGTAGATCCGGCGTTAACAGACACGGAGTTTACAGATCAGGTGTTATCTATTCGCGATTTGGGTGTTTCCGTAGGCGATAAGGAACTGCTGAACATTCATTCTTTGTCAGCGGGTTCGGGTCAATTAATTACTCTGTTAGGCGCGAACGGTGCCGGTAAATCCACCTTGTTTAAAAGCATCACTGGTGAAGTGCAGCCGGATGATCGACAGCTATCTCGTGTTGAGTTTCATGGCAAACCTGTCTCGGGCTGGCCATCTCAGTCTTTGGCTCGTCATCTTGGGGTGTTACCACAAGCCAGCCAACTCAGTTTTCCCTTCACCGTAAAAGAAGTCGTAGGCTTGGGGTTGATTCCTCTGACTGCCAGTAGGGCAGAGGGCCAATGTCTGGTGGCTGAAGCTATGAAGCAAACGGACACAGCGCATTTTGCCGATCGTATCTACACTCAGCTATCTGGCGGTGAGCGGCAACGAGTGCATCTTGCCCGAGTGTTGGTGCAGCTATCTCAGGCAGAACAAACGCCACTATTGCTGTTAGATGAACCTACATCGGCTCAGGACTTAGGGCAGCAGCACCAGATTTTACGGTTAGCACAACAACTCTGTCATGAGAAACAATGGACGGTTATCGCCATTTTGCATGACCTCAATCAGGCCCTGCGTTATTGCGATCAGGTTTGGTTGTTGGAACAAGGGCGATTGATCGAGCAAGGCCTACCGAGCAATGTCCTCACACAAAGCAACATTGAACGGGTTTGGGGTTATCGCCCTGAGTTGGTCATGACAGA